In Melioribacteraceae bacterium 4301-Me, a genomic segment contains:
- the gcvP gene encoding aminomethyl-transferring glycine dehydrogenase has product MNNFEFYDRFLDRHIGPSNQDIKEMLKTIKVSSLDELIDQTIPNSIRLKSPLELEPPLTEFELISHLKEIAKKNKVYKTYIGMGYYPTITPSVIKRNILENPGWYTQYTPYQPEISQGRLEALLNFQTMIIDLTAMQIANASLLDEGTAAAEAMSMLYSSRKSNKKNSNVFFVSEDVFPQTIDVLLTRAEPLGIKIQIGNHKNIQLTDEMFGILVQYPAKDGQIYDYRDLFKQADQLNIFKAVAADILSLALLIPPGEFGADVVVGSTQRFGVPMGYGGPHAAYFATKEEFKRQIPGRIIGVSIDSHGRHALRMALQTREQHIKREHATSNICTAQVLLAIMAGMYAVYHGPKGIKAIAERIHKLTVMLDKTLQLLGLNQVNKIYFDTLKIKLHNEDLQKIKEISLSKEINLNYVDETTITLSLDETKTYEDVLELIEIFKSVSKITISEKDIDEIASSVRVNIPEELKRTSKYLTHPVFNSFYSETEMMRYIKSLEQKDLSLTTSMTPLGSCTMKLNAAAELIAISWPEFSDIHPFAPLDQTEGYQILFSKLKDQLTKITGFSAVSLQPNSGAQGEFTGLMVIRAYHRSRGDVNRNVVLIPSSAHGTNPASAVMAGNKVVVVKCDEDGNIDLSDLLQKAEQYKDSLSALMVTYPSTHGVFEENIVEICEIVHRYGGLVYMDGANLNAQVGLTNPKTIGADVCHLNLHKTFAIPHGGGGPGAGPIAAAEYLSQFLPGHSIVKIGSDKSIHAVSSAPWGSASILIISYAYIKMMGADGLTLASKIAILNANYLKAKLENYYNVLYTGKNGFVAHELIFDVRKFKQTTGVDVEDIAKRLMDYGYHAPTVSFPVPGTLMVEPTESESLTELNKFCDALISIRNEIEEIENGVADKVNNVLKNAPHTALEIVSEDWKHPYSREKAAFPSAYTKQNKFWPAVGRVNNAYGDRNLVCSCLPVSVYETEKEYSA; this is encoded by the coding sequence ATGAATAACTTTGAATTTTACGACAGGTTTTTAGACCGTCATATTGGTCCAAGTAATCAAGATATTAAAGAGATGTTAAAAACAATTAAAGTTAGCTCATTAGATGAGCTAATTGACCAAACTATCCCTAACTCAATTAGATTAAAAAGTCCTTTAGAGTTAGAACCGCCTTTGACTGAGTTCGAACTAATATCTCACTTAAAGGAAATTGCTAAAAAAAACAAAGTTTACAAGACCTATATTGGAATGGGCTACTATCCAACAATTACACCTTCAGTAATTAAAAGAAACATTTTAGAAAATCCTGGATGGTACACACAATACACACCATACCAGCCGGAAATTTCGCAAGGTCGACTTGAAGCATTGTTGAACTTTCAAACTATGATTATTGATTTAACTGCAATGCAAATAGCTAACGCATCACTTTTAGATGAGGGAACAGCTGCCGCTGAAGCAATGTCGATGCTCTACTCTTCAAGAAAATCTAATAAGAAAAATTCTAATGTATTTTTTGTATCCGAAGATGTATTTCCCCAAACAATAGATGTCCTTCTTACACGCGCTGAACCCTTAGGAATTAAAATTCAAATAGGGAACCATAAGAACATTCAGTTAACAGACGAGATGTTCGGAATCTTAGTTCAGTACCCGGCTAAAGATGGTCAAATTTATGATTATAGAGATTTATTCAAGCAGGCTGACCAACTTAATATTTTCAAAGCTGTTGCAGCTGATATCTTAAGCTTAGCTTTGCTTATTCCTCCTGGTGAATTTGGAGCTGATGTAGTTGTAGGTTCAACGCAAAGATTTGGTGTCCCGATGGGATACGGCGGTCCTCATGCAGCTTATTTTGCAACAAAAGAAGAATTTAAAAGACAAATTCCCGGCAGAATAATAGGTGTCTCAATTGATTCACATGGTAGGCACGCATTAAGAATGGCTTTACAAACTCGCGAGCAGCATATTAAAAGAGAACATGCTACAAGCAATATTTGCACAGCTCAAGTGCTGCTTGCAATAATGGCAGGTATGTATGCTGTTTATCATGGACCTAAAGGAATAAAAGCAATTGCTGAAAGAATACACAAATTAACTGTAATGTTAGATAAAACATTACAATTGCTGGGACTTAATCAAGTCAATAAAATTTATTTTGATACACTTAAAATAAAATTGCATAATGAAGATTTACAAAAAATCAAAGAGATCTCACTGTCGAAAGAAATTAATTTAAATTACGTTGATGAGACTACCATAACCCTATCTTTAGATGAGACCAAAACATACGAAGATGTATTAGAATTAATAGAAATATTTAAGTCCGTAAGTAAAATTACTATTTCGGAAAAAGATATCGATGAGATTGCCAGTTCTGTGAGAGTTAATATTCCTGAAGAACTGAAAAGAACATCAAAATATTTAACCCATCCAGTTTTTAATTCTTTTTATTCCGAAACAGAAATGATGCGGTACATTAAGTCCTTAGAACAAAAAGATCTTTCACTTACTACGTCCATGACTCCATTAGGTTCTTGCACAATGAAATTAAATGCTGCAGCTGAATTAATAGCTATTTCTTGGCCGGAGTTTTCAGATATTCACCCTTTTGCTCCATTGGATCAAACTGAAGGATATCAAATTTTATTTAGTAAATTAAAGGACCAATTAACAAAAATTACAGGATTTTCAGCAGTTTCGCTTCAGCCTAACTCTGGTGCTCAAGGTGAATTCACAGGTTTAATGGTTATTCGTGCTTATCATCGTAGCAGAGGCGACGTTAATAGGAATGTAGTGTTAATTCCATCTTCTGCGCATGGTACTAATCCAGCAAGTGCGGTAATGGCTGGTAACAAGGTTGTTGTGGTTAAATGCGATGAGGATGGTAATATTGACCTTTCTGATTTGCTGCAAAAAGCAGAACAATATAAAGATAGCCTTTCGGCATTAATGGTTACTTATCCATCTACTCATGGCGTCTTTGAGGAAAATATTGTTGAAATATGTGAGATTGTACATAGATATGGTGGCCTGGTTTATATGGATGGTGCAAATTTAAACGCGCAAGTAGGATTAACCAACCCCAAAACTATCGGTGCCGATGTTTGTCATTTAAATCTTCACAAAACCTTTGCAATTCCTCATGGTGGCGGCGGACCTGGGGCCGGCCCAATTGCTGCTGCTGAATATTTATCTCAATTCTTGCCAGGTCATTCAATTGTAAAAATTGGCAGCGATAAATCGATTCATGCTGTCTCTTCTGCTCCTTGGGGAAGTGCAAGTATTCTAATTATTTCTTATGCGTATATTAAAATGATGGGTGCTGATGGTTTAACCTTAGCAAGTAAAATTGCAATTTTAAATGCTAACTACCTGAAAGCTAAATTGGAAAACTACTATAATGTTCTTTACACAGGTAAGAATGGTTTTGTAGCTCATGAATTAATTTTTGATGTGAGAAAATTTAAACAAACTACCGGTGTTGATGTGGAAGATATTGCTAAAAGATTAATGGACTATGGTTACCATGCACCTACTGTTTCTTTCCCAGTGCCAGGTACTTTAATGGTTGAACCGACAGAAAGTGAATCTTTAACTGAATTAAATAAATTTTGCGATGCACTAATTTCTATTAGAAATGAAATTGAGGAGATTGAAAACGGCGTTGCTGATAAAGTAAATAATGTACTTAAGAATGCACCTCATACCGCATTAGAAATTGTATCGGAAGATTGGAAACATCCATATAGCAGAGAGAAAGCTGCATTTCCTTCTGCTTACACAAAACAAAATAAATTCTGGCCTGCAGTTGGACGGGTAAATAATGCTTATGGCGATAGGAATTTAGTTTGTAGTTGTTTACCTGTTAGTGTTTATGAAACTGAAAAGGAATACTCCGCATGA
- the rnc gene encoding ribonuclease III, which yields MISWLKRIISLNIPHYRSKLLLSAEEKRKLSLLQKVLGFRIKNKSLFLKALTHRSYLEVYPNLEKSNERLEFLGDAVLNLISAKFLFKRFPYENEGYLTKKRAFLVNKEKLYASASKMGLKDIVLFNNKYIGNSSEGLKTILADALEALIGAIYLEKSISDAEKFISKWILSEVNDYPDFFVDTNYKGQLLEYTHAKKLEQPKYKVVNEIGPEHNKEFTVEVSIAGEIFGVGKGNNKKNAEQEASKNALIKLKSHN from the coding sequence GTGATAAGCTGGCTTAAAAGAATAATTTCCCTAAATATACCGCATTATCGTAGTAAACTTTTATTATCTGCTGAAGAAAAAAGAAAATTATCTTTACTTCAGAAAGTTCTGGGATTCAGAATTAAAAATAAATCGCTTTTTTTAAAAGCACTTACACATCGTTCTTACCTTGAAGTATATCCAAATCTTGAAAAATCAAATGAAAGATTAGAGTTTTTGGGCGATGCCGTCTTAAATCTTATTTCTGCTAAATTCTTATTTAAAAGATTCCCTTACGAAAATGAAGGTTATTTAACGAAAAAAAGAGCTTTCTTAGTGAATAAAGAAAAACTATATGCTTCTGCCAGTAAAATGGGGTTAAAAGATATCGTCCTGTTTAACAATAAATATATTGGCAATTCTAGTGAGGGTTTAAAAACAATTTTAGCAGATGCTCTGGAAGCATTGATAGGAGCTATATATTTAGAAAAAAGTATTTCTGATGCTGAAAAATTTATTTCAAAGTGGATATTAAGTGAAGTGAATGACTATCCAGATTTTTTTGTCGATACTAATTATAAAGGACAACTGTTAGAATATACCCATGCTAAAAAGTTAGAACAGCCAAAGTACAAAGTAGTAAATGAAATAGGACCAGAACATAACAAAGAATTTACTGTGGAGGTTTCTATTGCAGGAGAGATATTTGGTGTTGGTAAAGGAAATAATAAAAAAAATGCTGAGCAAGAAGCATCAAAAAATGCATTAATTAAATTAAAAAGCCATAATTAA
- the fabF gene encoding beta-ketoacyl-ACP synthase II yields the protein MSKRRVVITGLGALTPIGNNLEEFWEGLKTGRNGAGLITRFDTTNFNTKFACEIKNFDPLTYIDKKEVRRMDPYTQYALATAAMALEDSQIDLSKINLERAGVIFGSGIGGMDTFEKQHIAFIEGGAKRISPFFVPMMISDIAAGQISIKYGLKGPNYATTSACATSSHAIADAFILIQRGSADIIFCGGSEAAITPMSIGGFNAARALSTWNDRYLEASRPFDKDRNGFVMGEAAGTLILEELEHAKNRNAKIYAEIIGVGLTGDAFHITAPPPGGEGAVRSMREALRDGNVKPDEIDYINAHGTSTELNDLHETQAIKTVFGDHAYKLSISSTKSMTGHLLGAAGAVEAIATILTIKNNLIPPTINLDVPDPECDLNYTPKVAVEREINYAISNTFGFGGHNATLLFKKFVE from the coding sequence ATGAGCAAAAGACGAGTTGTTATAACTGGTCTGGGCGCCTTAACCCCCATTGGAAATAACTTAGAGGAATTTTGGGAGGGACTTAAAACGGGCAGAAATGGTGCCGGCTTAATTACAAGATTCGATACTACAAATTTCAACACTAAATTTGCCTGCGAAATTAAAAATTTTGACCCGCTAACTTATATAGATAAAAAAGAAGTTCGACGTATGGATCCTTATACTCAGTATGCGTTGGCAACCGCAGCAATGGCATTAGAAGATTCACAAATTGACTTATCAAAAATTAATTTGGAAAGAGCAGGAGTCATTTTTGGCTCTGGAATAGGGGGAATGGATACTTTCGAAAAGCAACATATCGCTTTTATAGAAGGTGGAGCAAAAAGAATTAGTCCTTTCTTTGTACCAATGATGATTTCAGATATTGCTGCTGGACAAATTTCAATAAAATATGGGTTAAAGGGACCTAATTACGCTACAACTTCAGCTTGTGCAACCTCATCTCATGCTATAGCCGATGCTTTTATTTTAATTCAACGGGGTTCGGCAGATATAATTTTTTGTGGTGGCTCTGAAGCTGCAATTACTCCAATGTCAATAGGCGGATTCAACGCTGCACGGGCTCTTTCTACATGGAACGACCGATATTTAGAAGCGTCGCGTCCATTTGATAAAGATAGAAATGGCTTTGTTATGGGAGAGGCAGCAGGCACTCTTATTCTCGAAGAATTGGAACATGCCAAAAATAGAAATGCAAAAATTTATGCTGAGATTATTGGTGTAGGCTTAACCGGTGATGCATTTCATATTACTGCTCCACCACCTGGCGGGGAAGGTGCTGTTAGGTCTATGCGAGAAGCTTTAAGAGATGGCAACGTTAAACCCGATGAAATTGACTATATTAACGCACATGGAACTTCTACTGAACTTAACGATTTACATGAAACCCAAGCTATTAAAACAGTTTTTGGTGACCACGCTTATAAATTATCAATTAGCTCAACTAAATCTATGACAGGGCATTTACTCGGAGCTGCTGGTGCTGTTGAAGCTATCGCTACTATTTTAACAATTAAAAATAATCTTATACCTCCTACAATAAATTTAGATGTTCCTGACCCCGAGTGCGATTTAAATTATACACCAAAAGTTGCAGTGGAAAGAGAAATTAACTACGCAATTAGCAACACTTTTGGTTTTGGAGGGCATAATGCTACTTTGTTATTTAAAAAATTTGTGGAGTAA
- a CDS encoding acyl carrier protein, with product MDIEAKVKEIIMDKLGVEESQITPQASFTNDLGADSLDIVELVMGFETAFNISIPDEDAEKISTVGDAINYLKEKVAQ from the coding sequence ATGGATATTGAAGCTAAAGTTAAAGAAATAATTATGGATAAGCTTGGTGTTGAGGAGTCGCAAATTACCCCTCAAGCTTCTTTTACAAATGATTTAGGAGCTGATTCTCTCGACATCGTAGAATTAGTAATGGGATTTGAAACTGCATTCAATATCTCAATCCCAGATGAAGATGCAGAAAAAATTTCTACTGTCGGTGATGCAATAAATTATTTGAAAGAGAAAGTAGCTCAATAA
- the fabG gene encoding 3-oxoacyl-[acyl-carrier-protein] reductase codes for MEKKQKVIVTGGSRGIGRAIVKEFAAENTSNFSHIAFIYNSCDECAEEIKKELSNSEVKVISFKSDVSSYKDAQIIVDKIASEFGGIDVLVNNAGITRDNLLLRMSEEDFDQVIKINLKSVFNYTKASLKYMIQQRYGRIINISSVVGLIGNAGQANYAASKAGIVGFTKATAREVASRGITVNAIAPGYIETDMTSKLNDKQRETLLTAIPIKRLGRPEDVAKLVLFLADEKTSYITGQVIAVDGGMTM; via the coding sequence ATTGAAAAAAAACAAAAAGTAATAGTAACAGGCGGCAGCAGAGGGATAGGCAGAGCAATAGTAAAAGAATTTGCTGCTGAAAATACTTCTAATTTTTCACACATTGCTTTTATTTATAACAGTTGTGATGAATGTGCTGAGGAAATTAAAAAAGAATTAAGCAACAGCGAGGTAAAAGTCATTTCGTTTAAAAGTGATGTATCTTCATACAAAGATGCACAAATAATTGTCGATAAAATAGCATCAGAATTTGGTGGAATTGATGTTTTAGTAAATAATGCAGGAATAACACGCGACAATTTGCTTTTAAGAATGTCTGAGGAAGATTTTGATCAGGTAATTAAAATTAATTTGAAAAGTGTGTTTAACTACACTAAAGCCTCGCTAAAATACATGATTCAACAAAGATACGGTAGAATAATTAACATATCATCTGTAGTTGGGCTAATCGGTAACGCTGGTCAAGCAAACTATGCAGCATCCAAAGCTGGAATTGTGGGGTTCACAAAAGCTACAGCCAGAGAGGTTGCATCTCGCGGAATTACTGTTAATGCTATTGCACCGGGCTACATTGAAACTGACATGACTTCCAAGTTAAATGACAAACAAAGAGAAACGTTATTAACTGCAATCCCCATAAAAAGGCTGGGTAGGCCTGAAGATGTTGCTAAATTAGTATTATTTTTGGCAGATGAAAAAACGTCTTATATTACAGGCCAAGTTATTGCCGTTGATGGTGGAATGACAATGTAA
- a CDS encoding DUF3109 family protein, protein MKDKYEKKIKGIWIDPIIFTFKFVRACNVCICSGECCYYGVYTDKKEYEKIIQHKDRIIKEMDDSQTKDVNLWFEQPEEDADFESGVAVGTQVHNGKCVFLDKEGFCTLQKIAMKDGEFKWKYKPLYCILFPLVICDGVLTVDDEHIARMHYCSRAENQLSTVFECCKDELIYFFGEKDYEELVEYKNEYMTRLKLLQEGEKTNFKVNQ, encoded by the coding sequence ATGAAAGATAAATACGAAAAAAAAATTAAAGGAATTTGGATAGATCCAATTATTTTTACCTTTAAATTTGTAAGAGCATGCAATGTTTGTATTTGCTCTGGTGAGTGCTGCTATTATGGTGTCTACACAGACAAAAAAGAATACGAGAAAATAATTCAACATAAGGATAGAATTATTAAAGAAATGGATGATTCTCAGACAAAAGACGTTAATCTGTGGTTTGAGCAACCAGAAGAAGATGCAGATTTTGAATCCGGTGTTGCAGTAGGCACTCAAGTTCACAATGGCAAATGTGTATTTTTAGATAAAGAAGGTTTTTGCACTCTTCAAAAAATCGCAATGAAAGATGGTGAGTTTAAATGGAAATATAAACCTTTGTATTGTATTTTATTCCCACTTGTAATTTGTGATGGTGTATTAACTGTTGACGACGAACATATTGCCAGAATGCATTATTGCAGCAGAGCAGAAAATCAATTGTCTACAGTTTTTGAATGTTGCAAGGATGAATTAATATATTTCTTTGGCGAAAAAGACTATGAGGAGCTTGTTGAATATAAAAATGAGTATATGACAAGATTGAAATTACTGCAAGAAGGAGAAAAAACTAATTTTAAAGTAAATCAGTAA
- the fabD gene encoding ACP S-malonyltransferase: MGKRAFLFPGQGSQYVGMAKDIYDNSVEAQEMIKTAEEAIGVSLSHFMFNGPEEQLKQTEITQPAIFVHSIVLASLIRTLEPHAVAGHSLGEYSALVAADAIQFYEAVKLVYYRGKAMQQCGIEQPGTMAAVVGLSNEILIEICNKASVKGIVQCANFNSPSQVVISGSVDGVHFAMDLCKEAGAKLVRELVVSGAFHSPLMEPAKIKLKAKLEQTPFYNAKIPVYSNVTATPVTSKDNIKELLAEQLTSPVLWEDTIKNMINDGIDEFVEIGPGKVLQGLVKRINPDVKISGIDKYADVERYL; the protein is encoded by the coding sequence ATGGGTAAAAGAGCTTTTTTGTTTCCGGGACAAGGCTCACAATACGTTGGCATGGCTAAAGATATTTATGACAACTCAGTTGAAGCCCAAGAAATGATTAAAACTGCAGAAGAAGCAATAGGTGTTTCTTTATCTCATTTTATGTTTAATGGACCAGAAGAGCAGTTGAAACAAACAGAAATTACTCAACCAGCAATTTTTGTTCACAGCATTGTACTCGCAAGTCTAATACGAACACTTGAACCCCATGCTGTTGCTGGGCATTCGTTAGGTGAATACTCGGCTTTAGTCGCAGCTGATGCAATTCAATTTTATGAAGCAGTTAAGCTGGTCTATTATCGAGGTAAGGCTATGCAGCAATGTGGAATTGAACAGCCAGGTACAATGGCAGCTGTTGTTGGACTTTCTAATGAGATTTTAATAGAAATATGCAACAAGGCTTCCGTAAAAGGAATTGTACAATGCGCTAATTTCAATTCGCCTTCACAAGTTGTAATTTCTGGCTCAGTTGATGGCGTTCACTTTGCTATGGATTTATGCAAGGAAGCTGGAGCTAAGTTAGTTAGAGAATTAGTAGTTAGCGGGGCATTTCATTCCCCACTAATGGAACCAGCAAAAATAAAATTAAAAGCTAAACTTGAACAAACACCTTTTTATAATGCAAAAATCCCAGTTTATTCTAATGTAACAGCCACACCTGTTACTTCTAAGGATAATATAAAAGAATTGTTAGCCGAGCAGCTAACTTCGCCAGTGCTTTGGGAGGATACAATAAAAAATATGATAAATGATGGAATAGACGAGTTTGTAGAAATAGGACCTGGAAAAGTTTTACAAGGTTTAGTTAAGCGAATTAATCCAGATGTAAAAATCAGCGGCATTGATAAATACGCTGACGTTGAAAGGTATTTATAA
- a CDS encoding beta-ketoacyl-ACP synthase III: MQAENKKINATITAVGMYVPDKILDNKYFESIVDTTDEWIVSRTGIKERRIIENGASSDMAAFAIKDLLSTTNIKPEEIDVIIVATVTPDMFFPATACLVQEKIGAKNAWGFDLSAACSGFLFALQTGAALIQSGAYKKVIVVGSDKMSSITDYTDRNNCILFGDAASAVLLEPTSDLRYGIKDSLLFCDGSGKDVLHMKAGGSLYPATKETVEKRWHYIYQEGKTVFKAAVKGMADVSYEIMKKNGLKPEDVAYLVPHQANLRIIDATAERMGISRDKVMINIDKYGNTTAATIPLCLTEYYRNGKVKKGDNLILAAFGAGYTWGSIYLTWSID, from the coding sequence ATGCAAGCGGAAAATAAGAAAATAAATGCTACTATTACTGCGGTTGGAATGTATGTACCAGACAAAATATTAGATAATAAATATTTTGAATCGATTGTGGATACAACAGATGAATGGATAGTAAGTCGTACAGGAATAAAAGAGAGAAGAATAATTGAAAATGGTGCATCAAGTGACATGGCAGCTTTTGCAATTAAAGATTTGTTGAGTACTACCAATATTAAACCGGAAGAAATTGACGTAATAATTGTTGCTACAGTAACACCTGATATGTTTTTTCCAGCTACTGCATGCTTAGTTCAAGAAAAAATAGGTGCAAAAAATGCTTGGGGTTTCGATTTATCTGCTGCTTGTTCTGGGTTTTTATTTGCACTTCAAACTGGTGCTGCTTTAATTCAGAGTGGTGCTTATAAAAAAGTAATTGTTGTTGGTTCAGATAAAATGAGCTCTATTACTGATTATACAGACCGTAATAACTGTATTCTTTTTGGTGATGCAGCTTCAGCCGTTTTGCTTGAACCTACAAGCGATTTGAGATACGGAATTAAAGATTCATTACTTTTTTGCGATGGAAGCGGAAAGGATGTTCTTCACATGAAAGCAGGAGGTAGTTTGTATCCTGCTACAAAAGAAACAGTTGAAAAAAGATGGCATTACATTTATCAAGAAGGAAAAACAGTCTTCAAAGCCGCTGTAAAAGGAATGGCAGATGTTTCTTACGAAATAATGAAGAAAAATGGATTAAAACCTGAAGATGTGGCTTATTTAGTGCCACATCAAGCTAATTTAAGGATAATCGATGCAACAGCAGAAAGAATGGGAATTTCACGCGATAAAGTTATGATAAATATTGATAAATATGGAAATACAACTGCTGCTACAATTCCATTGTGTCTCACTGAATACTATCGCAATGGAAAAGTTAAAAAAGGTGATAATTTAATATTAGCAGCTTTCGGTGCTGGTTATACTTGGGGTTCTATTTACTTAACTTGGAGCATTGACTGA
- the plsX gene encoding phosphate acyltransferase PlsX — translation MVNSFNKKKCVVAVDAMGGDFAPQNELLGSLDALKESADFELLLVGNKSKVLQTAQQLNIVLSENMIVHADDVVEMNESPINAIKSKPNSSLVVGAKLVRDGKADAFVSAGNTGAMLAVSTLIIGRIPGVGRPTIGASFPTETGKVCLVFDAGASVDSKATHLFEYAVMGTIFSKEIYGVKNPSVGLLNVGEEESKGNEVSLTAYSLLKKSNLNFVGNVEGRDILKGKTDIVVCDGFVGNILLKFGESFIGFLKTKIRKYANANLVNKLKALVVKNVFKSALADIDYQTYGGVPLLGVNGISIIGHGSSSPLAIKNMVFRAKEMYEKNLIQKMEDALKNYASGK, via the coding sequence ATGGTAAATTCTTTTAATAAGAAAAAATGTGTGGTTGCTGTTGATGCAATGGGGGGTGATTTTGCCCCTCAAAATGAACTGTTGGGCTCGTTGGATGCCCTGAAAGAATCTGCTGATTTTGAATTGTTGTTAGTCGGTAATAAAAGTAAGGTACTTCAAACTGCGCAACAGCTCAATATTGTCTTAAGTGAAAATATGATTGTACATGCCGATGATGTAGTTGAAATGAATGAATCTCCAATAAACGCTATTAAATCTAAACCAAATTCATCTTTGGTAGTAGGTGCTAAACTCGTCAGAGATGGTAAAGCGGATGCTTTTGTGAGTGCAGGTAATACCGGGGCAATGCTTGCAGTGTCAACTTTAATTATTGGTAGAATTCCAGGAGTTGGCAGACCAACTATAGGTGCATCTTTTCCAACAGAGACTGGCAAAGTTTGCCTCGTCTTCGATGCTGGTGCAAGTGTTGATAGTAAAGCAACACATTTGTTTGAATATGCTGTTATGGGCACCATTTTTTCTAAGGAAATTTACGGAGTAAAAAATCCTTCGGTGGGTTTACTAAATGTGGGGGAAGAAGAATCGAAAGGAAATGAGGTAAGTTTGACTGCTTACTCACTTCTTAAAAAATCTAACTTAAATTTCGTTGGAAATGTTGAAGGCAGAGATATATTAAAAGGTAAAACTGATATTGTTGTTTGCGATGGTTTTGTAGGTAATATACTATTGAAATTTGGTGAAAGTTTTATTGGATTCTTAAAAACTAAAATACGAAAATATGCAAATGCCAATTTAGTTAATAAATTAAAAGCTTTGGTAGTAAAAAATGTTTTTAAGTCAGCTCTTGCTGATATAGATTATCAAACTTATGGCGGGGTACCTCTTTTGGGGGTAAACGGAATTAGCATTATTGGTCACGGCTCAAGTTCACCCTTAGCAATTAAAAATATGGTTTTTAGAGCTAAAGAGATGTACGAAAAAAATCTTATTCAGAAAATGGAGGACGCATTAAAAAATTATGCAAGCGGAAAATAA
- the rpmF gene encoding 50S ribosomal protein L32 has translation MPNPKRKMSKSRRDKRRTHYKAQVPSLSRCSNCGELKLSHRACPNCGYYAGRSMFVPES, from the coding sequence ATGCCAAATCCGAAACGAAAAATGTCTAAATCAAGAAGAGATAAAAGAAGAACCCATTACAAAGCTCAAGTACCTTCGCTTAGTAGGTGTTCCAACTGTGGTGAACTTAAATTAAGTCATAGAGCATGCCCAAACTGCGGCTATTATGCTGGCAGATCAATGTTTGTACCTGAATCATAA
- a CDS encoding DUF177 domain-containing protein, whose protein sequence is MIIKYTNFSDGIHELEFVEPAEKLKLGSAFLGNVVLQCRMDKSSHQIILDCNVTAYAKLICDRCNSEFNKELHSHYFLSYLFSKSKRISDDENIKFLLPDSDKIDLTDDVVEYTKLSVPMKILCKEDCKGLCSKCGANLNEMQCKCEQQIENEVWLPLKNLLKTT, encoded by the coding sequence ATGATAATAAAATATACCAATTTTTCTGATGGTATTCATGAACTTGAGTTTGTCGAACCAGCAGAAAAATTAAAATTGGGTTCTGCTTTTCTTGGTAATGTGGTGTTGCAATGCCGGATGGATAAATCATCACATCAGATTATTTTGGATTGTAATGTTACAGCTTATGCTAAGCTCATTTGTGATAGATGTAATAGTGAATTTAATAAAGAATTACACAGCCATTATTTTCTTTCATATTTGTTTTCAAAATCGAAGAGAATTTCTGATGATGAAAACATTAAGTTTCTTTTGCCAGATAGTGATAAAATTGATTTAACCGACGATGTTGTTGAGTATACAAAACTTTCGGTACCAATGAAAATACTATGCAAAGAAGATTGCAAGGGTTTATGTAGTAAGTGTGGTGCTAACTTGAATGAGATGCAATGTAAATGTGAGCAACAGATAGAAAATGAAGTTTGGCTACCATTAAAAAATTTGCTTAAAACTACATAA